The Amycolatopsis sp. DG1A-15b genome window below encodes:
- a CDS encoding GAF domain-containing SpoIIE family protein phosphatase — protein MSRSLDAQNRLQQLEAIIGAPAEHLGLTELLTETLRRLRDAMAVDTATVLRYQANGRQLVATAAAGIEEEVHQGVRVPVGSGFAGRVALERAPVILDHVDESTVVNSLLWERGLRSMLGVPMVAGNELVGVLHVGSVVPRQFGEPEVATMQLLADRLAMAIQVEALEENRTATMALQRSLLPSSLPEVPGLDFGARYVPGAETGLGGDWYDLFSLPGDRLGVVMGDVSGHGLDAAVIMGRLRSALRAYALDCESPAEVLAKLDRKANHFEHGAMATVAYGIIGPAREALTLSLAGHLPPVLALPGEAGRLVEVPPDPPIGLTIGEPERRTTVIDLPPESVLVLYTDGLVERRDRPVDVGMRQLAEAVRAGEPERVCAQVMATMIGHRAAQDDVALLALRRVPAGS, from the coding sequence ATGTCGCGAAGTCTCGACGCCCAGAACCGGCTGCAGCAGCTGGAGGCGATCATCGGTGCGCCGGCCGAGCACCTCGGCCTGACCGAGCTGCTCACCGAGACGTTGCGGCGCCTGCGCGACGCCATGGCGGTCGACACCGCGACCGTGCTGCGGTACCAGGCCAACGGCCGTCAGCTCGTGGCCACCGCGGCGGCCGGCATCGAAGAGGAGGTCCACCAGGGCGTGCGGGTGCCGGTGGGCAGCGGGTTCGCCGGCCGGGTCGCGCTCGAGCGGGCCCCCGTCATCCTCGACCACGTCGACGAATCCACCGTCGTGAACTCCCTGCTGTGGGAACGCGGCCTGCGCTCCATGCTCGGCGTGCCCATGGTGGCCGGGAACGAGCTCGTCGGCGTGCTGCACGTCGGCTCCGTGGTGCCCCGGCAGTTCGGCGAGCCCGAAGTGGCCACGATGCAGCTGCTCGCCGACCGCCTCGCGATGGCGATCCAGGTGGAGGCGCTGGAGGAGAACCGCACCGCCACCATGGCGCTGCAGCGCAGCCTGCTGCCCAGCAGCCTGCCCGAGGTGCCCGGCCTGGACTTCGGCGCCCGGTACGTGCCGGGTGCGGAAACCGGGCTGGGCGGGGACTGGTACGACCTGTTCTCCCTGCCGGGTGACCGGCTCGGCGTGGTGATGGGCGACGTCTCCGGGCACGGCCTCGACGCGGCCGTGATCATGGGCCGGCTGCGCAGTGCCCTGCGCGCCTACGCCCTCGACTGCGAAAGCCCCGCCGAGGTGCTCGCCAAGCTCGACCGCAAGGCCAACCACTTCGAACACGGCGCGATGGCGACGGTGGCCTACGGGATCATCGGCCCGGCCCGCGAGGCGCTGACGTTGTCGCTCGCCGGCCACCTGCCCCCGGTGCTTGCCCTCCCCGGCGAAGCCGGCCGGCTGGTGGAGGTTCCCCCGGATCCCCCGATCGGGCTGACCATCGGCGAGCCCGAACGGCGCACGACCGTGATCGACCTGCCACCGGAAAGCGTGCTGGTGCTCTACACCGACGGGCTGGTCGAGCGACGGGACCGCCCGGTGGACGTCGGGATGCGGCAACTGGCGGAAGCCGTGCGCGCCGGGGAGCCCGAGCGGGTCTGCGCGCAGGTCATGGCCACGATGATCGGCCACCGGGCGGCCCAGGACGACGTCGCCCTGCTCGCCCTCCGGCGCGTCCCGGCCGGCAGCTGA
- a CDS encoding STAS domain-containing protein, producing the protein MTEHTHLESSATAVPFGEFRIARTEQGDAVVVEVAGDVDTTTAPALVQAADEALVEQPPVLVVDLSRVEFLASPGLTALLTIHRNAGTATAVRIVASGRATLRPIQLTGLEESLSLFPTREAALAAS; encoded by the coding sequence ATGACCGAGCACACCCACCTTGAAAGCTCGGCCACCGCTGTGCCGTTCGGGGAGTTCCGGATCGCCCGAACGGAGCAAGGAGACGCGGTTGTCGTCGAAGTCGCGGGGGACGTGGACACGACCACCGCGCCGGCGCTCGTGCAGGCCGCCGACGAAGCGCTGGTGGAGCAGCCGCCGGTGCTGGTGGTCGACCTGAGCCGCGTCGAGTTCCTCGCTTCGCCGGGCCTGACCGCCTTGCTGACGATCCACCGCAACGCCGGCACCGCCACCGCGGTGCGGATCGTCGCGTCCGGCCGGGCCACCCTGCGCCCGATCCAGCTGACCGGGCTCGAGGAGAGCCTCTCGCTGTTCCCGACCCGTGAGGCGGCGCTGGCCGCGTCCTGA
- a CDS encoding helix-turn-helix transcriptional regulator: MVKDNALGEFLRARREQVGPAELGLPPGGSRRVAGLRREEVALLAGVSTDYYVRLEQGRERNPSAQVVDALARGLALDEDASAHLHRLARPAPGRRRRARRPERVSPNLLRLMDGWPDTPALVLGRCLDVLAHNALGQALFAGHAHSGDLIRLVFLDPDAREFYPEWERVAVNTVGGLRAAAGLDPDDPQLIDTVGELSVKSADFRRLWARHDIRQKTHETKRFRHRLVGELELSYEALTVNSAPGQQLIVYQAEPGSPSEAALALLGSLAAS, translated from the coding sequence ATGGTCAAGGACAACGCCCTCGGGGAGTTCCTCCGGGCCCGCCGTGAACAGGTCGGGCCCGCGGAACTCGGCCTGCCTCCGGGCGGGTCACGCCGGGTGGCGGGCCTGCGCCGCGAGGAGGTGGCACTGCTGGCCGGGGTCAGCACCGACTACTACGTCCGGCTCGAGCAGGGCCGGGAGCGGAACCCGTCGGCGCAGGTCGTCGACGCGCTCGCCCGCGGGCTGGCGCTGGACGAGGATGCATCGGCCCATTTGCACCGGCTCGCCCGGCCGGCGCCCGGACGCCGGCGGCGTGCCCGGCGGCCCGAGCGGGTCAGCCCGAACCTGCTGCGCCTGATGGACGGCTGGCCGGACACGCCCGCGCTCGTGCTCGGCCGCTGTCTCGACGTGCTCGCGCACAACGCGCTGGGCCAGGCGTTGTTCGCCGGGCACGCCCACAGTGGCGACCTGATCCGGCTGGTGTTCCTCGACCCGGACGCCCGCGAGTTCTACCCGGAGTGGGAGCGCGTGGCCGTGAACACGGTCGGCGGCCTGCGGGCGGCCGCCGGGCTCGACCCGGACGACCCGCAGCTCATCGACACCGTCGGCGAGCTGTCGGTCAAGAGCGCGGACTTCCGCCGGCTGTGGGCGCGCCACGACATCCGGCAGAAGACCCACGAAACCAAGCGGTTCCGGCACCGGCTGGTCGGCGAGCTGGAGTTGAGCTACGAGGCGCTGACCGTCAACAGCGCCCCGGGCCAGCAGCTGATCGTCTACCAAGCCGAGCCGGGCAGCCCGTCGGAAGCGGCGCTGGCCCTGCTGGGCAGTCTCGCCGCCTCCTGA
- a CDS encoding alkaline phosphatase D family protein codes for MTELLLGPLLRHVDATSATIWVETDGPCEVGVGDAAARTFEVAGHHYALVVLTGLEPGRSTPYEVRLDGDVVWPEPDGDLPPSRIRTLKPGDPRFRLVFGSCRKPREQDALGPDALAAYAHRMAALDEAEWPESLLLLGDQVYADETTDATQDWLATRRDTEKPPGNEVADFEEYCHLYFEAWCDPAVRWLLSTVPTSMIFDDHDVRDDWNTSQAWRAKMARTSWWPERIRGALASYWVYQHLGNLGPQELAEDDLYQRVRKSGEDNAELLREFADRADREADGAKGTRWSYRRDFGPVRLLVIDSRAGRILEGGERSMIGDEEFRWIEEQAAGEFDHLLIGTSLPWLLPTALSGAQSVNERLCARPGLVGRVSEFIRQLVDLEHWPAFRASFERLAKLIARVADDGPASVSVLSGDVHHAYVARAEFPGGTAAPVHQLTCSPVHNTVPWYMNRLFRAGWSRTLTKVSEGLARRTGVRPAPLSWHCVSGPHFGNAVMTLDVDGRTATATLLRADPADDAEPIRLV; via the coding sequence ATGACCGAGCTGCTGCTGGGCCCGCTGCTGCGGCACGTCGACGCCACTTCGGCGACGATCTGGGTCGAGACGGACGGCCCGTGCGAAGTCGGTGTCGGCGACGCCGCCGCCCGGACGTTCGAGGTCGCCGGCCACCACTACGCCCTGGTCGTGCTCACCGGGCTCGAACCCGGGCGGAGCACGCCGTACGAGGTGCGGCTCGACGGCGACGTCGTCTGGCCGGAGCCGGACGGTGACCTGCCGCCGAGCCGCATCCGGACGCTGAAACCCGGCGATCCGCGCTTCCGGCTGGTGTTCGGGTCCTGCCGCAAACCGCGGGAGCAGGACGCGCTGGGCCCGGACGCGCTCGCCGCCTACGCCCACCGGATGGCCGCCCTCGACGAGGCTGAGTGGCCGGAATCGCTGCTGCTGCTCGGCGACCAGGTCTACGCCGACGAAACGACCGACGCGACGCAGGACTGGCTCGCCACCCGGCGTGACACCGAGAAGCCGCCCGGCAACGAGGTCGCCGACTTCGAGGAGTACTGCCACCTGTACTTCGAAGCCTGGTGCGACCCGGCCGTCCGCTGGCTGCTCTCGACCGTTCCGACGTCGATGATCTTCGACGACCACGACGTCCGCGATGACTGGAACACCTCGCAGGCCTGGCGCGCGAAGATGGCCCGGACGTCCTGGTGGCCGGAGCGCATCCGCGGCGCGCTGGCCTCGTACTGGGTCTACCAGCACCTCGGCAACCTCGGGCCGCAGGAGCTGGCCGAAGACGACCTCTACCAGCGGGTGCGCAAGTCGGGCGAAGACAACGCCGAGTTGCTGCGCGAGTTCGCCGACCGGGCCGACCGGGAGGCCGACGGCGCCAAGGGCACCCGGTGGTCCTACCGGCGCGACTTCGGCCCGGTCCGGCTGCTGGTGATCGACTCGCGGGCCGGGCGGATCCTCGAGGGCGGGGAGCGGTCGATGATCGGCGACGAGGAGTTCCGCTGGATCGAGGAGCAGGCGGCCGGCGAGTTCGACCACCTGCTGATCGGCACGTCGCTGCCGTGGCTGCTGCCCACCGCGCTGTCGGGCGCCCAGTCGGTCAACGAGCGGCTCTGCGCCCGGCCCGGGCTGGTGGGGCGGGTCAGCGAGTTCATCCGGCAGCTGGTGGACCTCGAGCACTGGCCGGCCTTCCGCGCGTCGTTCGAGCGGCTGGCGAAGCTCATCGCCCGCGTCGCCGACGACGGACCGGCGTCGGTCAGCGTGCTGTCGGGGGACGTGCACCACGCCTACGTGGCCCGGGCCGAGTTCCCCGGCGGCACCGCGGCGCCGGTCCACCAGCTGACCTGCTCGCCGGTGCACAACACGGTGCCGTGGTACATGAACCGGCTGTTCCGGGCCGGCTGGTCGCGGACGCTGACCAAGGTGAGCGAGGGGCTCGCGCGCCGCACCGGGGTCCGGCCCGCGCCGCTGTCGTGGCACTGCGTGTCCGGGCCGCACTTCGGCAACGCGGTGATGACCTTGGACGTCGACGGGCGCACGGCCACGGCGACGCTGCTGCGGGCCGACCCGGCCGACGACGCGGAGCCGATCCGGCTGGTCTGA
- a CDS encoding histidine phosphatase family protein encodes MNVDLDWVGVLRHGQSAGNVAREEAESAGADVIDIAERDADVPLTDLGREQASAAGKFLAERPPDVVITSTYRRAWDTARLAAPEGVTIIPDERLRDRELGVLDLLTSHGVGERWPDELRRKRRLGKFYYRPPGGESWADVVLRLRSLLTELSVEHAGKRVLLAAHEMTVFALRYLLEGLPEPDLLRAADATEVPNGSVTAWERDSDGGFTMVLAQEVGHLHATGTPPTEDDDAAQQLS; translated from the coding sequence GTGAACGTCGACTTGGACTGGGTGGGTGTGCTGCGGCACGGTCAGAGCGCCGGAAACGTGGCCAGGGAAGAGGCGGAGTCGGCCGGCGCGGACGTGATCGACATCGCCGAACGCGACGCCGACGTACCGCTGACGGATCTGGGGCGAGAGCAAGCTTCGGCGGCGGGGAAGTTCCTCGCGGAGCGACCACCGGACGTCGTCATCACCTCCACCTACCGCCGTGCCTGGGACACCGCCCGCCTGGCCGCGCCCGAAGGGGTGACGATCATCCCGGACGAACGGCTGCGCGACCGCGAGCTCGGCGTGCTGGACCTGCTGACCTCGCACGGCGTCGGCGAGCGGTGGCCCGACGAGCTGCGGCGCAAGCGGCGGCTCGGCAAGTTCTACTACCGGCCGCCGGGCGGCGAGTCCTGGGCGGACGTCGTGCTGCGGCTGCGGTCCCTGCTCACCGAGCTGAGCGTGGAACACGCCGGAAAGCGCGTTCTGCTGGCCGCCCACGAGATGACCGTCTTCGCCCTGCGTTACCTGCTCGAAGGGCTGCCCGAGCCCGATCTGCTGCGCGCCGCCGACGCCACCGAGGTCCCGAACGGCTCGGTGACGGCCTGGGAACGCGACTCCGACGGCGGGTTCACGATGGTGCTGGCCCAGGAAGTCGGCCACCTGCACGCCACCGGCACCCCACCGACGGAAGACGACGATGCCGCACAGCAGCTCTCCTGA
- a CDS encoding ATP-binding protein: protein MTDPLPPGPPASFHRRAAAIAERLPDLRQALARWLATLHLSLERREDVVLAGYEAMANSAEHAYPAGEAGAVDIRAEAQFGRLTVTVTDYGTWRPPAASDGLRGRGLRLIDTLADHSAQVHRDDGTTVTMTWLTG, encoded by the coding sequence ATGACGGACCCCCTCCCACCAGGCCCCCCGGCCTCGTTCCACCGGCGCGCGGCCGCGATCGCCGAACGGCTGCCCGACCTGCGCCAAGCACTCGCCCGGTGGCTGGCCACGCTGCACCTGAGCCTGGAACGGCGGGAGGACGTCGTCCTCGCCGGTTACGAGGCGATGGCCAACTCGGCCGAGCACGCCTACCCCGCCGGGGAAGCCGGCGCGGTCGACATCCGGGCCGAAGCACAGTTCGGGCGGCTGACCGTGACGGTCACCGACTACGGCACCTGGCGGCCGCCGGCCGCCTCGGACGGGCTGCGGGGCCGCGGCCTGCGGCTCATCGACACCCTCGCCGACCACAGCGCGCAGGTGCACCGCGACGACGGCACCACCGTCACGATGACCTGGCTGACCGGCTGA
- a CDS encoding STAS domain-containing protein, whose amino-acid sequence MGERDVTGDSLGDAAGSAGSVALENRDGTAVLRVDGALDLALAPKLRQLAERAARLRPALVVIDLTGVTFLASAGMAELVRVHRGPTASAPLRVVATGRITLRPLQLTRLVDELAIYPSLSEALAP is encoded by the coding sequence ATGGGCGAACGGGACGTGACCGGGGACTCACTCGGCGACGCGGCGGGGTCGGCGGGGTCGGTGGCCTTGGAGAACCGGGACGGCACGGCCGTCCTGCGCGTCGACGGTGCCCTGGACCTCGCGCTCGCACCGAAACTGCGCCAGCTGGCCGAACGCGCGGCGCGGCTGCGGCCGGCGCTGGTCGTCATCGACCTGACCGGCGTCACCTTCCTGGCTTCGGCGGGCATGGCCGAACTCGTCCGGGTGCACCGCGGGCCCACCGCGTCGGCGCCGCTGCGGGTGGTGGCCACCGGCCGGATCACCCTGCGCCCGCTGCAGCTGACCCGGCTGGTCGACGAACTCGCCATCTACCCGTCGCTGTCCGAAGCACTGGCACCCTGA
- a CDS encoding NAD(P)H-hydrate dehydratase, whose translation MPHSSSPDPAPISPALLRDWRVGAEDRGTVLVVGGARTVPGAPALSGTAALRAGAGTLQLAVAERHATAIGVSVPESSVFGLPETGTGAIAADAADRLAEVLPDAGTVVVGPGLTGASETEELLRSLVPAIAPDARVVLDAFALGALSRDPSLAEPLAGRLLLTPNRVEAAFLDGCEEKDVDDLETAVRIARRYGGVVLLMGVVAAPDGRVWRDGSGHVGLATSGSGDVLAGLTGGFLARGAAVDQAACWATHVHAVAGQRLIPDTGSTGLLARELVAEIPRVIAELER comes from the coding sequence ATGCCGCACAGCAGCTCTCCTGACCCGGCGCCGATCAGCCCGGCCCTGCTGCGGGACTGGCGGGTCGGCGCGGAAGACCGCGGGACCGTGCTCGTCGTCGGCGGCGCCCGGACCGTGCCGGGGGCGCCGGCGCTGTCCGGCACCGCCGCCCTGCGCGCCGGGGCCGGCACGCTGCAGCTGGCGGTCGCCGAACGGCACGCGACGGCGATCGGGGTCTCGGTGCCCGAGTCGTCGGTGTTCGGGCTGCCGGAGACCGGCACCGGCGCGATCGCCGCCGACGCCGCCGACCGGCTGGCCGAGGTGCTCCCCGACGCCGGCACCGTCGTCGTCGGCCCCGGCCTCACCGGCGCTTCGGAGACCGAAGAGCTGCTGCGGAGCCTGGTGCCCGCCATCGCCCCGGACGCGCGGGTGGTCCTCGACGCGTTCGCGCTCGGCGCGCTGAGCCGGGACCCCTCGCTCGCCGAACCCCTGGCGGGCCGGCTCCTCCTCACCCCGAACCGGGTCGAAGCCGCTTTCCTCGACGGCTGCGAGGAAAAGGACGTCGACGACCTGGAAACGGCGGTGCGGATCGCCCGGCGCTACGGCGGCGTGGTGCTGCTCATGGGTGTCGTCGCCGCGCCGGACGGCCGGGTTTGGCGCGACGGCAGCGGTCACGTCGGCCTGGCCACATCCGGCAGCGGCGACGTCCTGGCCGGGCTGACCGGCGGCTTCCTCGCCCGCGGCGCGGCCGTGGACCAGGCCGCCTGCTGGGCGACGCACGTCCACGCCGTGGCCGGCCAGCGGTTGATCCCGGACACCGGCAGCACCGGCCTGCTGGCGCGGGAACTGGTGGCCGAGATCCCGCGGGTCATCGCCGAACTGGAGCGCTGA
- a CDS encoding GAF domain-containing SpoIIE family protein phosphatase produces MTSRPEFDALLDAVRGAFAGGDGAPVATAVRPLGPAEVRAVLGDHIALSVTDRALLADLVPDNEITHAIAVAADGGEHGALVYTTEKIGEGPPAVAAAIEAATADLAATVRRLRSEAAVLDALHSTGRELTAQLDIDRIVQDATDAATKATGAGFGAFFYNLIDELGESYTLYTISGVPREAFARFPMPRNTEVFGPTFDGIGTVRSPDITKDPRFGKNAPHHGMPEGHLPVCSYLAVSVISPTSGEVLGGFFFGHPEPGRFTARHEFLAEGIAAYSAIALDNARLYERERTLATELSRSMLPVAPPTPGLDVLTRYLPAATGSKVGGDWFDVIRLPSGDTAFVIGDVVGHGVTAATVMGQVRTAIRSYALLELPPSEVLRNVSELTGGLFGESFVTCFYAVHRPADDTLVYANAGHLPAILVRPGESPEQIGEALAQPLGVGSAFPQRTAGFPAGADLVLYTDGLVESRTRDLTLGIEWLLAGIPGLLTATDLETAWDKLVDELTRGRHDDDIAVIHVRHRGEDTP; encoded by the coding sequence ATGACGTCCCGGCCGGAATTCGACGCGCTCCTCGACGCCGTGCGCGGGGCCTTCGCCGGCGGCGACGGCGCTCCGGTGGCCACCGCGGTCCGCCCCCTCGGCCCGGCCGAGGTGCGGGCGGTGCTCGGCGACCACATCGCACTGTCGGTGACGGATCGCGCGCTCCTCGCGGACCTGGTGCCGGACAACGAGATCACCCACGCGATCGCCGTCGCGGCCGACGGCGGCGAGCATGGCGCATTGGTCTACACCACTGAGAAGATCGGCGAAGGTCCTCCGGCCGTCGCCGCCGCCATCGAGGCCGCGACCGCCGACCTGGCCGCCACCGTCCGGCGGCTGCGGAGCGAAGCCGCGGTCCTCGACGCGCTGCACTCCACGGGCCGCGAACTGACCGCGCAGCTCGACATCGACCGGATCGTCCAGGACGCGACCGACGCGGCCACGAAAGCGACCGGAGCCGGCTTCGGCGCGTTCTTCTACAACCTGATCGACGAACTCGGCGAGTCGTACACGCTGTACACGATTTCGGGCGTGCCGCGCGAGGCCTTCGCCCGGTTCCCGATGCCGCGCAACACCGAGGTGTTCGGGCCGACTTTCGACGGCATCGGCACCGTGCGCAGCCCCGACATCACGAAAGACCCGCGGTTCGGGAAGAACGCGCCGCACCACGGGATGCCGGAAGGGCACCTGCCCGTGTGCAGCTACCTGGCCGTTTCGGTGATCAGCCCGACCTCCGGCGAGGTGCTGGGCGGGTTCTTCTTCGGCCACCCCGAGCCGGGCCGGTTCACCGCCCGGCACGAATTCCTCGCCGAAGGCATCGCCGCCTACTCGGCCATCGCGCTGGACAACGCCCGGCTCTACGAGCGCGAGCGCACCCTCGCCACGGAACTGTCCCGCAGCATGCTGCCGGTCGCCCCGCCCACCCCGGGCCTCGACGTGCTCACCCGGTACCTGCCCGCGGCCACCGGGAGCAAGGTCGGCGGCGACTGGTTCGACGTGATCCGGCTGCCGTCCGGCGACACCGCGTTCGTCATCGGCGACGTCGTCGGCCACGGCGTCACCGCCGCGACGGTGATGGGCCAGGTCCGGACGGCCATCCGCAGCTACGCCCTGCTGGAGCTGCCCCCGTCGGAGGTGCTGCGCAACGTCTCCGAACTGACCGGCGGGCTGTTCGGCGAAAGCTTCGTGACCTGCTTCTACGCGGTTCACCGGCCGGCCGACGACACCCTGGTCTACGCGAACGCCGGCCACCTGCCCGCGATCCTGGTCCGCCCGGGCGAATCGCCCGAGCAGATCGGCGAGGCCTTGGCGCAGCCGCTGGGCGTCGGCTCGGCCTTCCCGCAGCGCACCGCGGGCTTCCCGGCAGGCGCGGACCTGGTCCTCTACACCGACGGGCTGGTCGAAAGCCGCACTCGGGACCTCACCCTGGGCATCGAATGGCTCCTGGCGGGTATCCCCGGACTGCTGACCGCGACCGACCTGGAAACGGCGTGGGACAAGCTCGTCGACGAACTGACGCGCGGACGGCACGACGACGACATCGCCGTCATCCACGTGCGCCACCGCGGAGAGGACACCCCATGA
- a CDS encoding oxidoreductase — translation MPENLPENPVFFITGCSTGLGRALAEAVLDRGWSAVVTARDPARVADLAGRHGDRALALPLDVTDHAQVVDAVKRAETTFGRIDVLVGNAGYGYLAAVEEGEDEEIRNLFDTNVFGLADVTRAVLPGMRARRRGHIVTVSSLGGLAAFGATGYYHATKFAVEGLSESLAAEVAPLGIKVTIVEPAAFRTNWSGPSMRQSAIRIDDYAETAGARREATLATYGRQPGDPARAAEAILAAVGSDEPPLRLLLGRAAYDIATARLDTLRATFDTWRETTLAADFPEGTP, via the coding sequence GTGCCCGAAAACCTGCCCGAAAACCCTGTCTTCTTCATCACCGGCTGCTCCACCGGCCTCGGCCGGGCACTGGCCGAGGCCGTGCTCGACCGCGGCTGGTCGGCGGTCGTGACCGCCCGCGATCCGGCGCGGGTCGCCGACCTCGCCGGCCGCCACGGCGACCGCGCGCTGGCCCTGCCGCTCGACGTCACCGACCACGCCCAGGTCGTCGACGCCGTGAAGCGGGCCGAGACGACGTTCGGCCGGATCGACGTCCTGGTCGGCAACGCCGGCTACGGCTACCTCGCCGCGGTCGAGGAAGGCGAGGACGAGGAGATCCGCAACCTGTTCGACACCAACGTCTTCGGCCTCGCCGACGTCACCCGCGCGGTCCTGCCGGGCATGCGGGCGCGCCGCCGCGGCCACATCGTCACCGTGTCGTCCCTCGGCGGCCTGGCCGCGTTCGGTGCCACCGGCTACTACCACGCGACGAAGTTCGCCGTGGAAGGGCTTTCGGAGTCCCTGGCCGCGGAGGTGGCGCCGCTGGGCATCAAGGTGACCATCGTGGAGCCCGCCGCGTTCCGCACCAACTGGTCCGGTCCCTCGATGCGGCAGTCGGCGATCCGCATCGACGACTACGCCGAGACCGCGGGCGCCCGCCGGGAAGCGACGCTCGCGACGTACGGGCGGCAGCCGGGCGACCCGGCCCGCGCGGCCGAGGCGATCCTCGCCGCGGTCGGCAGCGACGAACCGCCGCTGCGCCTGCTCCTCGGCCGGGCGGCCTACGACATCGCCACCGCCCGCCTCGACACCCTCCGCGCCACTTTCGACACCTGGCGCGAGACCACCCTCGCCGCCGACTTCCCGGAAGGAACCCCGTGA
- a CDS encoding SDR family oxidoreductase — translation MKTVLITGASSGIGRATALRLAREGHHVVLGARREDRLAELAKEIHDTGGTADVHRLDVTDRADVAAFADAAVEAHGRLDVFVANAGVMPLSRLASRHVDEWDRMIDVNVRGLLHGIAAALPHFRRQGGGHFVTIASTGAHEVVPTAAVYCGTKYAARAITEGLRLEADPGIRVTTVSPGVTESELADTITEPGAQEAMRAYRAVTLPADAIAGAVSYAIGQPEGVDVNEIIVRPTTQR, via the coding sequence GTGAAAACCGTCCTGATCACCGGCGCCAGCAGCGGCATCGGCCGCGCGACCGCGCTGCGCCTCGCCCGCGAAGGTCACCACGTCGTGCTCGGCGCCCGCCGGGAAGACCGGCTGGCCGAGCTGGCGAAGGAGATCCACGACACCGGCGGCACCGCCGACGTGCACCGCCTCGACGTCACCGACCGCGCGGACGTCGCCGCGTTCGCCGACGCCGCCGTCGAAGCGCACGGACGGCTGGACGTCTTCGTCGCCAACGCGGGTGTGATGCCGTTGTCGCGTTTGGCTTCCCGGCACGTCGACGAGTGGGACCGGATGATCGACGTCAACGTCCGCGGCCTGCTGCACGGCATCGCGGCGGCCCTGCCGCACTTCCGGCGCCAAGGCGGCGGGCACTTCGTGACGATCGCCTCCACCGGTGCGCACGAAGTGGTGCCGACGGCGGCGGTCTACTGCGGCACCAAGTACGCGGCCCGGGCGATCACCGAAGGCCTGCGCCTGGAAGCCGACCCCGGCATCCGCGTGACGACGGTCTCCCCCGGCGTCACCGAGTCCGAGCTGGCCGACACCATCACCGAGCCCGGCGCCCAGGAGGCGATGCGCGCCTACCGCGCGGTGACCCTCCCGGCGGACGCGATCGCCGGGGCCGTCTCCTACGCGATCGGGCAGCCGGAGGGCGTGGACGTCAACGAGATCATCGTGCGGCCCACCACCCAGCGCTGA